A portion of the Pectobacterium brasiliense genome contains these proteins:
- a CDS encoding MarR family winged helix-turn-helix transcriptional regulator, whose protein sequence is MMKALFALLESYKAQMQEQMKAHDISLDVVHVRLCKIIAMEGRITPQSLAKRVCRDKAQITRMVAELVKRDYVRKLDNPDDGRSVWLSLSDKGIAFTQVFLHQEKQIEAQMLQALSPEEQATFGALLEKIATSLFSQTGKQGGKVGRTHTFTPE, encoded by the coding sequence ATGATGAAAGCTCTTTTTGCCTTACTGGAAAGCTATAAGGCGCAGATGCAGGAACAGATGAAAGCGCACGACATTAGTCTGGATGTGGTGCATGTCCGCTTATGTAAGATCATCGCGATGGAAGGGCGCATTACGCCTCAGTCGCTGGCGAAAAGGGTCTGTCGGGATAAAGCACAGATCACCCGCATGGTCGCGGAGTTGGTCAAACGCGATTATGTCCGCAAGCTCGATAACCCGGATGACGGTCGCAGCGTGTGGCTCAGTTTGTCCGATAAAGGCATCGCGTTTACGCAGGTTTTTCTGCATCAGGAAAAGCAGATTGAGGCGCAGATGCTTCAGGCGCTATCCCCTGAAGAACAAGCCACGTTTGGTGCGCTGCTGGAAAAAATAGCGACCAGCCTATTTTCCCAGACAGGTAAGCAGGGCGGAAAGGTTGGCAGAACGCATACCTTTACGCCAGAGTAG
- a CDS encoding HAD-IIB family hydrolase, protein MIKLVITDLDGTFLHSDGDYNRALFADVYALMKKKGVRFAVCTGKQCERVEALFGDDAKDIWILGDSATRIKYQGEYVYQSLIKNRLALSLIGVLESVDDRHIVIGCTPRGAMVKETIDPALLEKVKKSYTNVTLIPSFAAVTDDFVKITVYDPEGHCHETAKYLDAFHDHAYIVVSEAAWIDIADVGVHKGHTVDILQEKLAITPEETMVFGDGLNDIELMSRAAYSFAMRNAFEETKAAANFIARSNDEDGVLKTIKLLLS, encoded by the coding sequence ATGATCAAGTTGGTAATTACCGATCTGGACGGCACGTTTCTTCACAGCGATGGCGATTACAACAGAGCCTTGTTTGCCGACGTTTATGCGCTAATGAAAAAGAAGGGCGTGCGGTTTGCTGTCTGCACAGGCAAGCAGTGTGAGCGGGTCGAAGCGCTTTTTGGCGATGATGCGAAAGACATCTGGATTCTGGGAGACAGCGCGACGCGCATCAAGTATCAGGGAGAGTACGTTTACCAGTCACTCATTAAAAATCGTCTTGCCTTGAGCCTGATTGGCGTGCTGGAAAGCGTAGACGATCGGCACATAGTTATCGGTTGTACCCCACGCGGTGCGATGGTGAAGGAAACGATCGATCCTGCCTTACTGGAAAAGGTGAAAAAGTCGTACACCAATGTGACGCTGATCCCCAGCTTTGCTGCCGTGACCGATGACTTTGTGAAAATCACAGTTTATGACCCAGAAGGGCACTGCCACGAGACGGCGAAGTATCTTGATGCGTTTCACGATCATGCCTATATAGTGGTCTCTGAAGCGGCCTGGATCGACATTGCTGATGTCGGTGTACACAAAGGGCACACCGTAGACATCCTTCAGGAGAAATTGGCGATTACGCCAGAGGAAACAATGGTGTTCGGCGACGGGCTCAATGATATTGAGCTAATGAGTCGTGCGGCTTACAGCTTTGCGATGCGCAATGCGTTTGAGGAAACCAAAGCGGCGGCGAATTTTATTGCCCGCAGCAATGATGAGGATGGGGTACTGAAAACGATAAAGCTGCTGCTTTCATGA
- a CDS encoding metallophosphoesterase → MELRHVNLHLLATQHLYRVDLPCVSHGVKFTRYYTDIPNKERKIAVFHVITGFIALYVIWRLVWRLRVGMPVKRMLAVLVLLASQHHLITRTFFGTMASPEVPAFVLMFLGWAFGALLISAFLLLAVDLLGVVGRLLSRSVGNVLLNNMTLRGGIAVVAMGLAAIGVWEAVRVPEVRTVEVELKQLPPALDGFRLVQLTDLHASRLLQRPWMEAVVAKTNALKPDLTVITGDLADGTVNARHDDMEPLRNLAAPHGVFAIVGNHEYYVEYTQWVQRLNALGLRLLLNENVSIGRDNAAFVLAGITDRTAADFQQLLPDTGAALNGIAPDTAVVLLSHRPTGAKENARAGADLQLSGHTHGGQVLGMHWVTQLANEGYVSGSYDVDGMHLYVSNGAGLWNGFPVRLGKRAEITQFILRSPSL, encoded by the coding sequence ATGGAATTGCGCCATGTTAATCTGCACCTTCTGGCAACACAACACCTCTACCGCGTTGATCTGCCATGCGTGAGTCATGGTGTAAAATTTACGCGTTACTATACCGACATCCCCAATAAAGAGAGAAAAATAGCCGTGTTTCATGTCATTACCGGGTTTATCGCCCTCTATGTTATCTGGCGTCTGGTCTGGCGCTTGCGTGTCGGTATGCCTGTAAAGCGCATGTTGGCGGTGTTAGTGCTGTTGGCTTCGCAGCATCATCTGATTACGCGCACCTTTTTTGGCACGATGGCGTCGCCGGAAGTGCCCGCATTTGTCCTGATGTTCCTGGGATGGGCGTTTGGCGCGCTGCTGATATCCGCATTCCTGCTGTTGGCCGTCGATCTGCTCGGCGTCGTGGGGCGTCTGTTATCCCGTTCGGTTGGGAATGTGTTGCTGAACAATATGACGCTGCGTGGTGGCATTGCCGTTGTAGCGATGGGGCTGGCGGCGATAGGCGTTTGGGAAGCGGTGCGCGTGCCTGAAGTACGTACGGTCGAAGTCGAGTTAAAACAACTGCCGCCTGCGCTGGATGGCTTCCGGCTAGTGCAGCTCACGGATTTACATGCCAGTCGCCTGTTACAGCGCCCCTGGATGGAAGCCGTAGTGGCAAAAACTAACGCGCTTAAACCTGATCTGACGGTAATTACGGGCGATCTGGCCGACGGTACTGTGAATGCCCGCCATGATGACATGGAACCGCTGCGTAACCTGGCCGCGCCACACGGAGTGTTTGCCATTGTGGGCAACCATGAATATTACGTGGAATATACGCAATGGGTGCAGCGACTGAATGCGCTGGGTTTACGCCTGTTGCTTAATGAAAATGTATCGATTGGTCGCGATAATGCCGCGTTTGTGCTGGCAGGGATCACCGATCGCACCGCCGCTGATTTTCAACAGCTGCTGCCAGATACTGGTGCTGCGCTCAACGGAATAGCGCCGGATACCGCTGTCGTTCTGCTCAGCCATCGGCCAACGGGAGCGAAAGAGAATGCGCGTGCTGGAGCGGATTTACAGCTCTCCGGCCATACGCACGGTGGTCAGGTGCTGGGCATGCATTGGGTGACGCAACTGGCGAATGAAGGCTATGTCTCCGGCAGCTATGACGTGGATGGCATGCATCTGTACGTGAGCAATGGCGCAGGCCTATGGAACGGCTTTCCGGTCCGCTTAGGGAAACGTGCCGAAATTACTCAGTTCATACTCCGTTCGCCGTCGCTGTAG
- a CDS encoding LutC/YkgG family protein, giving the protein MENRDSFLADIARQLGREVRLSPMPLPRPASHHAQTRLVDLTAQQRCDAFIDVATNVMLAHCEVVLEADAAQAAQRLCDKYGHTPVIISDDPRLEALGITACLQRDCQATVWDPRKGEENLRLAEQAKVGVVYAEYGLTESGGVVLFSAPERGRAVSLLPESSLFVLRKSTLLPRVAQLAQHLHHMAQHGERMPSCINIIGGPSSTADIELIKVVGVHGPINAAYLIVEDC; this is encoded by the coding sequence ATGGAAAACCGAGATAGCTTTCTGGCTGATATTGCCCGCCAGCTTGGACGCGAAGTGCGCCTCAGCCCCATGCCGCTACCAAGACCAGCCAGCCACCATGCCCAAACTCGCTTAGTCGACCTGACCGCACAGCAGCGTTGTGATGCGTTTATCGATGTCGCGACTAACGTCATGCTGGCGCACTGCGAAGTCGTCCTCGAAGCAGATGCGGCGCAGGCCGCGCAGCGCTTGTGCGATAAATACGGCCATACGCCAGTGATCATCAGCGATGACCCGCGTTTAGAGGCATTAGGGATCACCGCATGCTTGCAGCGAGACTGCCAGGCCACAGTATGGGATCCTCGCAAGGGAGAAGAAAACCTGCGGCTGGCGGAGCAGGCCAAAGTCGGTGTGGTTTACGCGGAATATGGCCTGACCGAATCAGGCGGTGTGGTGCTATTTTCCGCACCAGAGCGAGGACGCGCCGTTAGCCTGCTGCCGGAATCTTCTCTCTTTGTCCTGCGCAAGAGCACCCTGTTGCCACGCGTTGCGCAGTTGGCGCAACACCTGCATCACATGGCGCAACACGGTGAACGTATGCCATCGTGCATTAATATTATTGGCGGCCCAAGCTCTACTGCGGATATTGAACTCATCAAGGTTGTCGGCGTTCACGGGCCGATTAATGCCGCTTATCTGATCGTTGAGGACTGTTGA
- the katG gene encoding catalase/peroxidase HPI — protein sequence MDENKTKPTGKCPVMHGGNTSTGSSNTDWWPNALNLDILHQHDTKTNPLGSDFSYRDALKTLDVDALKKDLHALMTDSQEWWPADWGHYGGLMIRMAWHSAGSYRTTDGRGGGGTGNQRFAPLNSWPDNVSLDKARRLLWPIKRKYGNKLSWADLIILAGNIAYESMGLKTFGFAFGREDIWHPEKDTYWGSEKEWLAKSTGRYGSDDRTSLENPLAAVQMGLIYVNPEGVDGNPDPLRTAQDMRVTFSRMAMNDEETVALTAGGHTVGKTHGNGDASLLGAAPESADVEEQGLGWHNPTGSGKGRYTVTSGLEGAWTTHPTQWDNGFFHMLLNHEWELRKSPAGASQWEPVSIKEEDKPVDVEDPSIRYNPMMTDADMALKVDPEYRKISERFYQDQAYFSEVFARAWFKLTHRDMGPKARYIGPDVPQEDLLWQDPVPAGRTDYDVDVVKARIAESSLSISELVATAWDSARTFRGSDMRGGANGARIRLAPQKDWVGNEPERLARVLVVLESIAAATGASVADTIVLAGNVGIEKAAKAAGVHVTVPFAPGRGDTTDALTDAESFDVLEPIHDGYRNWLKKDYAVSVEELMLDRTQLMGLTAKEMTVLVGGLRVLGTNYGGTKHGVFTNREGALTNDFFVNLTDMKYTWKPYRKDLYEIRDRKTGEVKWTATRLDLVFGSNSILRAYAEVYAQDDSKEKFVNDFVAAWVKVMNADRFDLAE from the coding sequence ATGGACGAGAATAAAACGAAACCAACCGGCAAATGTCCGGTTATGCACGGCGGAAACACTTCTACTGGCTCATCAAACACCGACTGGTGGCCAAATGCCCTCAATCTCGACATTCTTCATCAGCATGATACCAAGACCAACCCGTTAGGCAGCGATTTCAGCTACCGCGACGCCCTCAAAACCCTCGATGTCGATGCCCTCAAAAAAGATCTGCATGCACTGATGACCGATAGCCAGGAGTGGTGGCCAGCGGACTGGGGTCACTACGGCGGCCTGATGATTCGTATGGCCTGGCACTCGGCGGGATCCTACCGTACGACCGATGGTCGCGGCGGCGGCGGAACCGGTAACCAGCGCTTTGCACCGCTTAACTCCTGGCCGGATAACGTTAGCCTCGATAAAGCGCGCCGCTTACTGTGGCCCATCAAAAGAAAATACGGCAATAAACTCAGCTGGGCAGACCTGATTATTCTGGCGGGTAATATCGCGTATGAATCCATGGGGCTGAAAACATTTGGCTTCGCCTTTGGTCGTGAAGACATCTGGCACCCGGAAAAAGACACTTACTGGGGTTCGGAAAAAGAGTGGCTGGCGAAGAGCACTGGGCGCTATGGCAGCGACGATCGTACCTCGCTGGAAAACCCACTGGCGGCCGTACAAATGGGGCTGATTTACGTTAACCCAGAAGGCGTCGACGGCAACCCCGATCCGCTGCGTACCGCACAGGATATGCGCGTAACGTTCTCCCGTATGGCGATGAATGATGAAGAAACCGTTGCCCTGACGGCGGGTGGGCACACGGTGGGTAAAACTCACGGTAATGGCGATGCCAGCCTGCTGGGTGCGGCACCAGAAAGTGCGGATGTTGAGGAGCAAGGTCTCGGTTGGCATAACCCGACGGGATCGGGCAAGGGGCGTTATACCGTCACCAGCGGGCTGGAAGGAGCCTGGACAACGCATCCGACGCAATGGGATAACGGCTTCTTCCACATGCTGTTGAATCACGAATGGGAACTGAGAAAGAGCCCAGCCGGTGCATCGCAGTGGGAGCCTGTCAGCATTAAAGAAGAAGACAAACCGGTTGACGTTGAGGATCCGTCTATTCGCTACAACCCAATGATGACCGATGCCGACATGGCGCTGAAAGTTGACCCGGAATATCGCAAGATTTCCGAGCGTTTCTATCAGGATCAGGCTTACTTCTCCGAAGTGTTTGCTCGGGCGTGGTTCAAATTGACGCACCGCGATATGGGACCGAAAGCGCGCTACATTGGTCCAGATGTGCCGCAGGAAGACTTGTTGTGGCAGGATCCGGTTCCGGCTGGCCGTACCGACTATGATGTTGATGTTGTCAAAGCACGCATTGCAGAAAGTAGCCTTTCCATCAGTGAACTGGTCGCAACCGCCTGGGACAGCGCCCGTACGTTCCGTGGTTCCGATATGCGCGGCGGTGCCAACGGCGCGCGTATTCGCCTCGCCCCGCAGAAAGACTGGGTAGGGAACGAACCTGAGCGTCTGGCGCGTGTGTTAGTCGTGCTGGAAAGCATTGCGGCTGCAACGGGGGCCAGCGTGGCTGATACCATCGTGCTGGCGGGTAATGTGGGGATTGAAAAAGCGGCGAAAGCGGCTGGTGTGCATGTGACCGTGCCGTTTGCTCCGGGACGTGGCGACACTACCGATGCCCTGACTGACGCCGAGTCTTTTGACGTCCTTGAACCTATCCACGATGGCTACCGTAACTGGCTGAAGAAAGACTATGCCGTGAGCGTGGAAGAGCTGATGCTCGATCGCACCCAGTTGATGGGGCTGACGGCGAAAGAGATGACGGTGCTGGTTGGCGGCCTGCGTGTACTGGGGACCAACTATGGCGGCACCAAACACGGCGTATTTACGAATCGTGAAGGCGCGCTGACGAATGATTTCTTCGTCAACCTGACCGATATGAAATACACGTGGAAGCCATACCGTAAAGACTTATATGAAATCCGCGACCGTAAAACGGGTGAAGTCAAATGGACAGCGACGCGTCTGGATCTGGTCTTTGGCTCCAATTCTATTCTGCGCGCTTACGCCGAGGTTTACGCACAGGACGACAGCAAAGAGAAGTTTGTGAATGACTTTGTTGCTGCCTGGGTGAAAGTGATGAATGCGGATCGTTTCGATCTGGCAGAGTAA
- a CDS encoding (Fe-S)-binding protein produces MNVNFFVTCIGDALKSRMARDSVLLLEQLGCTVHFPEKQSCCGQPAINGGYINSAIPGMKSVIAALEDNDDPIISPAGSCMNAIRHYPEYLVGEPEWVLRAERVAERMKDLTSFIVNTLGVTDVGARLPGTAVYHPSCSLFRKLSVREEPVTLLNHVQDLHLLPFKAEETCCGFGGTFSVKMAEISGEMVKEKVSHIMDVKPDYLIGADVSCLLNIGGRIQREGHPVKVMHIAEVLMSR; encoded by the coding sequence GTGAATGTTAATTTTTTTGTTACCTGTATTGGTGACGCCCTGAAATCCCGTATGGCCCGTGATTCTGTACTGCTACTGGAGCAGTTGGGTTGCACCGTGCATTTTCCCGAAAAACAGTCATGCTGCGGGCAACCCGCCATCAACGGCGGTTATATCAACAGCGCTATTCCGGGTATGAAAAGCGTGATTGCCGCTCTGGAAGATAATGACGACCCGATCATTTCTCCCGCCGGTTCGTGTATGAACGCCATCCGTCACTATCCTGAGTATCTGGTCGGTGAACCCGAATGGGTGCTCCGTGCCGAACGCGTCGCCGAGCGGATGAAAGATCTCACCTCATTCATCGTCAATACGCTTGGCGTGACGGACGTCGGCGCACGTCTGCCAGGCACCGCTGTTTATCATCCTTCCTGTAGCCTGTTTCGCAAGCTGAGTGTGCGCGAAGAACCTGTCACGTTGCTCAACCACGTTCAGGATCTGCATTTGCTGCCGTTTAAAGCAGAAGAGACCTGTTGCGGTTTCGGTGGCACTTTTTCGGTGAAAATGGCAGAAATTTCCGGCGAAATGGTCAAAGAGAAAGTCAGCCATATAATGGATGTCAAACCCGACTACCTGATTGGTGCCGATGTCAGTTGCCTGCTTAATATTGGTGGTCGGATACAGCGTGAAGGGCATCCGGTCAAGGTGATGCACATTGCCGAAGTCCTGATGAGTCGCTAA
- a CDS encoding DUF3861 domain-containing protein yields MGNVYQITVEEKAEQQRTLSFECSIHDDLFKILEKVDGKMDMTPEQTQAFIVGLKLFSEVMMQNRKHPLFKEFAAPFREFMLNLKKQ; encoded by the coding sequence ATGGGAAACGTATATCAGATTACGGTGGAAGAAAAAGCCGAGCAGCAGCGCACGCTGTCGTTTGAATGCTCAATTCACGATGATTTGTTCAAGATTCTGGAAAAAGTCGATGGCAAGATGGACATGACGCCGGAACAGACTCAGGCCTTTATTGTGGGTTTGAAACTATTTAGCGAAGTGATGATGCAGAATAGAAAGCATCCGCTGTTTAAGGAATTCGCCGCCCCGTTCAGAGAATTCATGCTTAATCTCAAGAAGCAGTGA
- a CDS encoding LutB/LldF family L-lactate oxidation iron-sulfur protein, giving the protein MSLKTSDVKFKDRIQTQIHDPIMRKAVANAQERIGANRQKMVDELGHWEAWRDHAAQIREHVLNNLDAYLYQLSEKVTANGGHIYFAKTKEDATRYILQVAQANHAKKVVKAKSMVTEEIGMNHVLQQAGIEVIETDLGEYILQLDQDPPSHVVVPAIHKDRYQIRKVLHEKLGYDGPETPEAMTLFIRQKIREDFLSAEIGITGCNFAVAETGSVCLVTNEGNARMCTTLPKTHIAVMGMERIAPTFEEVDVLITMLARSAVGARLTGYNTWLTGPREAGHVDGPQEFHLVIVDNGRSQILGSAFRDILRCIRCGACINTCPAYRHIGGHGYGSIYPGPIGAVISPLLGGYQDFKELPYACSLCTACDTVCPVRIPLSSLILKHRRVMAENGITPKAEQRVTKLFSYVNSHPTIWKVGMIAGAHAAGWFIKNGKTPIEIGAIGEWTEARDLPEADGESFRSWFKKHQARGKK; this is encoded by the coding sequence ATGAGCCTGAAAACCAGCGATGTTAAATTCAAGGATCGTATTCAAACTCAGATTCACGATCCCATCATGCGTAAGGCCGTTGCTAACGCGCAGGAACGTATCGGCGCGAATCGTCAAAAAATGGTCGATGAGTTAGGCCATTGGGAAGCGTGGCGCGATCACGCCGCCCAGATCCGCGAACATGTGCTTAATAATCTCGATGCTTATCTTTATCAGCTTTCAGAAAAAGTGACAGCCAACGGTGGGCACATCTATTTCGCCAAAACCAAAGAGGATGCCACCCGCTATATCCTTCAGGTTGCCCAGGCTAACCATGCCAAAAAAGTCGTCAAAGCGAAATCAATGGTCACCGAAGAAATTGGCATGAATCACGTCTTGCAGCAGGCAGGGATTGAGGTGATCGAAACCGATTTAGGCGAATATATTTTGCAACTGGATCAAGATCCACCTTCGCATGTCGTCGTTCCCGCCATTCATAAAGATCGCTATCAGATTCGTAAGGTGCTGCACGAAAAACTAGGCTATGACGGGCCGGAAACACCAGAAGCCATGACGCTGTTCATTCGCCAGAAGATACGTGAGGATTTTCTCAGCGCGGAAATCGGCATCACCGGCTGTAATTTCGCCGTGGCGGAAACCGGTTCGGTGTGTCTGGTCACTAATGAAGGTAATGCGCGAATGTGCACTACACTGCCAAAAACGCATATTGCGGTGATGGGCATGGAGCGCATTGCACCGACCTTTGAAGAAGTGGACGTCTTGATCACCATGCTGGCGCGTAGTGCCGTCGGCGCGCGCCTAACGGGTTACAACACCTGGCTGACCGGGCCACGGGAAGCAGGACACGTTGATGGGCCGCAGGAATTTCATCTGGTGATCGTCGATAACGGGCGATCGCAAATTCTCGGCTCCGCCTTCCGCGACATTCTGCGCTGTATCCGCTGTGGTGCCTGTATCAACACCTGCCCGGCCTATCGTCACATTGGTGGACACGGCTACGGTTCCATTTATCCTGGCCCGATTGGCGCCGTTATTTCTCCCCTGCTGGGTGGCTATCAGGATTTCAAGGAACTGCCCTACGCCTGCTCGCTCTGTACCGCCTGCGACACCGTGTGCCCCGTCCGCATTCCTTTATCGTCATTGATTCTCAAACATCGGCGCGTCATGGCGGAAAATGGCATAACACCGAAAGCCGAACAGCGTGTGACGAAGCTATTCAGCTACGTCAACAGCCATCCGACAATCTGGAAAGTCGGGATGATCGCCGGAGCCCATGCCGCAGGCTGGTTTATTAAAAACGGTAAAACGCCTATTGAGATAGGAGCGATCGGCGAATGGACGGAAGCGCGGGATCTGCCAGAGGCAGACGGCGAAAGTTTCCGCAGCTGGTTTAAAAAACATCAGGCGAGAGGAAAAAAATAA
- a CDS encoding tautomerase family protein encodes MPYVNIKVTGGKEAPTAEQKSELIREVTQLLARVLNKNPATTVVIIDEVDMDNWGVGGETTTQRRKQQ; translated from the coding sequence ATGCCTTATGTGAATATCAAAGTGACGGGTGGTAAGGAAGCACCGACGGCGGAACAGAAAAGCGAGCTCATTCGCGAAGTGACGCAGCTGCTTGCCAGAGTGCTAAACAAGAACCCCGCGACGACGGTTGTCATCATTGATGAAGTTGATATGGATAACTGGGGTGTCGGCGGTGAAACCACGACACAGCGCCGGAAGCAGCAGTAG
- a CDS encoding DeoR/GlpR family DNA-binding transcription regulator, with amino-acid sequence MFDYTDFPEQRQSKIRQILSEEGKVVCAQLSRELNVSEHTIRRDLKELAQSGACKRVYGGAVSMPPEAIDFASRASIDAVQKDRIAQAVIPLIKPNGCVFFDTGTTNLAVAKQLPQGLKFTAVCNSPIIATELMQHQDVEVIFLGGRIQREVGGAIGIDTLRQLEKMYFDQCLLGGCAFDANEGLTVFEYDDAEFKKCLVTRSSEVIVALTANKISALARYRVAACDEITTLVTDDEISLPCQSALSEKNLELIIAR; translated from the coding sequence ATGTTCGATTACACCGACTTTCCCGAGCAACGGCAATCCAAAATCAGGCAGATCCTCAGCGAGGAAGGCAAAGTCGTCTGCGCCCAGCTCTCACGTGAATTGAACGTATCCGAGCACACCATACGGCGTGACCTGAAAGAACTGGCGCAATCCGGTGCCTGCAAGCGCGTCTACGGCGGTGCGGTTAGTATGCCGCCAGAGGCCATCGATTTTGCCAGTCGAGCGAGTATTGATGCAGTTCAGAAAGACCGCATCGCTCAGGCCGTTATCCCGCTGATAAAGCCTAATGGCTGCGTCTTCTTTGACACCGGTACGACCAATCTGGCCGTAGCGAAGCAGCTCCCGCAGGGCCTGAAGTTTACCGCCGTGTGCAATTCGCCCATTATCGCGACAGAGCTGATGCAACATCAGGATGTAGAAGTGATCTTTCTTGGTGGAAGGATCCAGAGAGAGGTCGGCGGCGCGATTGGTATCGATACGCTCAGGCAGCTAGAGAAGATGTATTTCGATCAATGCCTGTTGGGAGGCTGTGCCTTTGACGCCAATGAAGGCCTGACCGTTTTTGAATATGACGATGCCGAGTTTAAAAAGTGCCTGGTCACCCGCAGCAGCGAAGTGATCGTCGCGCTGACCGCCAATAAGATCTCCGCTTTGGCTCGTTATCGCGTAGCTGCATGTGATGAAATCACCACGCTGGTGACCGATGATGAAATCTCACTTCCCTGCCAGAGCGCATTAAGCGAAAAAAATCTGGAGCTGATTATTGCCCGATAA
- a CDS encoding LysR family transcriptional regulator, with the protein MEIVDLKTLIALVEQGGITQAARTLNRVPSAITTRLQQLENTLGVALFLREKKRFILTPEGRSLYDYARRIVELVDEAEKHVRHSQPGGKFRLGALDSMAATRLPAPLARLHAQNPTLELELSTGISKWLYDALLDNRLDAAFLADAPHDDRLERLPIFEEQLFIIAPAGQKAIHTPDDIRNGTVLAFSDGCSYRDRLLGWYQTHQRKPQRIVEMTSYHAILSGVAAGMGVGIIPAVLLTLFPDRSLIGTHAISGAESRIVTELLWRKGMRSANLSALLTCLGK; encoded by the coding sequence ATGGAAATTGTCGATCTGAAAACGCTCATCGCACTGGTCGAACAAGGAGGGATTACGCAGGCTGCCAGAACGCTGAATCGCGTACCATCAGCGATTACCACGCGTCTCCAACAGCTTGAGAACACGTTAGGGGTCGCACTTTTCCTGCGCGAGAAAAAGCGTTTTATCCTTACGCCGGAAGGTCGCTCGCTGTATGACTACGCGAGACGCATTGTCGAACTGGTCGATGAAGCGGAAAAACACGTCAGGCACAGCCAACCGGGAGGAAAATTTCGTCTTGGCGCGCTCGACAGCATGGCGGCAACACGCCTTCCCGCCCCACTTGCCAGACTCCATGCTCAAAATCCGACGCTGGAATTGGAACTGTCCACGGGAATCAGCAAATGGCTTTATGACGCGCTACTCGACAATCGCCTAGATGCGGCATTTCTCGCCGATGCGCCACATGACGATCGCCTGGAACGCCTGCCTATTTTTGAAGAACAATTATTCATCATCGCACCCGCCGGACAGAAAGCTATTCATACACCGGATGATATTCGCAACGGCACCGTACTCGCTTTCAGCGATGGGTGTTCGTACCGCGATCGTTTACTGGGCTGGTATCAGACACACCAGCGTAAACCACAGCGCATCGTCGAGATGACGTCATATCACGCTATCCTCAGCGGCGTTGCAGCCGGCATGGGCGTCGGCATCATCCCTGCCGTGCTGCTTACCCTATTTCCCGATCGTTCGCTGATCGGTACACACGCGATTAGCGGTGCCGAAAGCCGGATTGTCACCGAGCTACTCTGGCGTAAAGGTATGCGTTCTGCCAACCTTTCCGCCCTGCTTACCTGTCTGGGAAAATAG
- a CDS encoding aspartate/glutamate racemase family protein, with amino-acid sequence MKKLGLIGGIGPESTLLYYRKLVYEAQRRVGADFFPNLTIESLNVFDVLTLCRNQNYTALVDYLMDGINNLTAAGVDVVALTGNTPHIVFDELQKRATVPLVSIIESTRDDALRLGVTKAGLLGTRFTMEEDFFKKPFRESGITVITPDTATMALIDEKITTELEQGVIKPETRADFVNIVQRMKKEKGIDAVILGCTELPLLFSDVLLPVVGLDTMQSHIDRLLAIILTED; translated from the coding sequence ATGAAAAAGCTGGGCCTCATTGGCGGCATCGGGCCGGAATCTACGCTGCTCTACTATCGTAAACTGGTGTATGAAGCACAACGTCGGGTTGGGGCCGATTTTTTCCCGAACCTGACGATAGAAAGCCTGAACGTGTTTGACGTACTGACGTTATGCCGTAATCAGAATTATACAGCACTGGTCGATTACCTGATGGATGGCATAAATAATCTGACCGCTGCTGGTGTGGATGTCGTCGCATTAACTGGAAATACGCCACACATTGTATTTGATGAATTACAAAAGCGGGCCACTGTTCCGTTAGTCAGCATCATCGAATCTACCCGTGATGATGCCCTGCGGTTGGGTGTTACGAAGGCGGGTCTACTGGGTACGCGGTTCACGATGGAGGAAGACTTTTTCAAGAAACCGTTCCGCGAGAGTGGAATTACGGTGATCACACCGGATACCGCAACGATGGCATTGATTGATGAGAAGATAACAACCGAATTAGAGCAGGGTGTCATCAAACCAGAGACTCGGGCTGATTTCGTCAATATTGTGCAGCGCATGAAAAAGGAAAAGGGTATTGATGCGGTAATTCTGGGTTGTACAGAACTACCGTTATTATTCAGTGACGTACTATTACCGGTAGTAGGTCTGGATACGATGCAAAGTCATATTGATCGGTTGCTGGCCATTATTCTGACAGAGGATTGA